The DNA segment TTCGCCCGCCATTTGTGCGACCAGGTGCTCGACGAGCTCACGCCCTACGAGATGGTGGGCTTCGTCGCCGACGACGATGGCGGGCGGACGCAGTATCGCGGCTGCCCGGTTTTCAATTCGACCGAGCGGCTGCGCGATATCCGCAGTCTCTTTCCGGCGCTGGAGGTCGCGATCGTGCTGCCCGACGCGTCGCGCGACTCCCAGGAGCGGATGATCGCGCTGTGCGAGGAACTCCGCGTGCGCTGGTGGTTGATGCCGTGGTTTTCCAAGTGGCCCGCCGGCGGGCTGCGGGTCGAGATGTTCGGCGCCGTCCCGCTCATCAGCCCGCGCGGCTCCAACATCGAGGGCCTCAACTTCGCCCTCAAGCGCGCTTTCGACGTCGTGGCCGGCAGTCTGCTGCTGCTCGCCGGCTTGCCGCTGATTGGGCTCGGCGCGTTCGCGGTGTGGCTGTTCGACGGCGCGCCGGTGCTGTTTCGCCAGGAACGCATCGGCATCCACGGTCGCCCATTCAAGATGCTCAAGCTGCGTACCATGCGCGCGACGGCCGACGAGGCGCCCCATCGCGACTACGTCCGGCGATGGATCCGCGACGGCGCCGCCGCCGCCGCGCACGCCGGGGGCGGCGACCCCAAGGTATACAAGCTCGCCGACGACCGCCGCATCACGCCGGTCGGCCGCTGGCTGCGCCGCTTCAGCATCGACGAGCTGCCCCAGCTCATCAACGTGGTGCGCGGCGAGATGAGCCTCATCGGCCCGCGTCCCGCGCTGCCCTACGAGATCGAGCTGTACAAGCCGTGGCATCGGCGCCGTCTCGAAGCCGTACCGGGAATCACCGGGCTGTGGCAGGTCAGCGGCCGTAACCATCTGTCGTTCGACGAGATGGTCCGCCTCGACGTGCAATATCTCCAGGACTGGTCGTTGGCGGGGGATCTCCGAATCCTGGCGCGCACAGTCCCGGCCCTGCTGCGCGGAGGCGGCGTATGAGTCGCGCGCGCCCCGACTCGCATCCGCCGGCCGACCGTCGCGCCGAAACCGAACCCGCGCCGGGGGCGGGCACCGAGCGCGCCGAAGTCGCCGCCCCGCGCGGCCGTGCGCAGCTTCGGCGAGCCGTCACACGCGGCGTGCGCGACAACATGATCGCCGAGATCCTTGCGCAGGCGGTGCGAGTCGGCGGCCTCATGGTGCTCGCGCGCGCGCTGCGTCCGGAGGATTTCGGGCTCCTGCGTGTGTTGCTGGTGATCACGGTGTTTGCGGCGCTGGCCAGCGAGGCCGGTGTCCCCGACGCCTTCGTCCAGCGCAAGCAGGTCACCGACGAGCACGAGGCCGCCGCGTGGTGGCTGGGCCTGGGACTCGCCGTGAGCGCCGCGGCGTTGTTGTACGCCGCCGCGCCCGCGCTCGCCGCGTTGATGAAGATGCCGCGGTTGTGCGAAGGCGCGCGGTTGCTCTGCCTGCCCATCGTACTCGAAGGCAGCGCGGTTGCCGCCGGTGCGCGGCTGCGCCGCCGCCTGAGCTTCGGCGCGCTGGCCGCCGCCGACGTGGCCGCCGA comes from the Candidatus Binataceae bacterium genome and includes:
- a CDS encoding sugar transferase — protein: MFAGELQRQKALFAAADGAALLAAFAAALMLHDPAGAMEGRLLAASPALLGLNVLALVFLWVMVFRACDLYRMRNGGLRELAQIVRGCSIAALLTVLVGFFAHVEVSRLAVVLGYLLSIPAVALGRTVTRSCVRRFYTNPKNAIPLVLIGFNRFARHLCDQVLDELTPYEMVGFVADDDGGRTQYRGCPVFNSTERLRDIRSLFPALEVAIVLPDASRDSQERMIALCEELRVRWWLMPWFSKWPAGGLRVEMFGAVPLISPRGSNIEGLNFALKRAFDVVAGSLLLLAGLPLIGLGAFAVWLFDGAPVLFRQERIGIHGRPFKMLKLRTMRATADEAPHRDYVRRWIRDGAAAAAHAGGGDPKVYKLADDRRITPVGRWLRRFSIDELPQLINVVRGEMSLIGPRPALPYEIELYKPWHRRRLEAVPGITGLWQVSGRNHLSFDEMVRLDVQYLQDWSLAGDLRILARTVPALLRGGGV